A stretch of Paenibacillus mucilaginosus 3016 DNA encodes these proteins:
- a CDS encoding response regulator — protein sequence MSDEAITVMIVEDDPVAAKIYEQFAAKLGSFRMIATAATGGQALGLLQVVTPQLILLDVFLPDMNGMDVLRHVRQHGLKTDVILITAANDTDTVSEAIRGGAYGYIIKPILLDKFTATLEQYAQTRVQLGQRQTMEQHEVDRLFRPAAAAGSGGSGGEQTALPKGIDKLTLKLVRDKLRTLDEPNGADEFAAVAGMSHSTVRRYLEYLVSVGEVQVDIVYGTVGRPERKYSRRLP from the coding sequence GTGTCCGATGAAGCGATTACCGTCATGATCGTCGAAGACGATCCTGTGGCGGCCAAAATCTACGAGCAGTTCGCGGCGAAGCTCGGAAGCTTCCGCATGATCGCCACGGCGGCGACCGGCGGTCAGGCGCTCGGGCTGCTCCAGGTGGTAACTCCGCAGCTCATCCTGCTCGACGTGTTCCTCCCCGACATGAACGGGATGGACGTACTGCGTCATGTCAGACAGCACGGGCTGAAGACCGACGTGATCCTGATCACCGCGGCCAACGATACCGATACGGTAAGCGAAGCGATCCGCGGAGGCGCTTACGGGTATATCATCAAGCCGATCCTTCTCGACAAGTTCACCGCCACCCTCGAGCAGTACGCGCAAACCCGCGTGCAGCTCGGACAGCGGCAGACGATGGAACAGCATGAAGTCGACCGGCTCTTCCGGCCGGCGGCCGCGGCGGGAAGCGGCGGGTCCGGCGGGGAGCAGACGGCCCTTCCCAAGGGCATCGACAAGCTGACCTTGAAGCTCGTGAGGGACAAGCTGCGAACGCTGGACGAACCGAACGGCGCCGACGAATTCGCCGCCGTGGCGGGCATGAGCCACTCCACCGTGCGGCGCTATCTGGAATACCTCGTCTCCGTAGGCGAGGTGCAGGTCGATATCGTCTATGGCACCGTCGGCCGGCCGGAACGCAAGTATTCCCGCCGCCTGCCGTGA
- a CDS encoding sulfite exporter TauE/SafE family protein yields the protein MEVSLLSILALGFVLGIKHAVEPDHVIAVSTIASQSKKLSRSSMAGVYWGIGHTATLFIVGLILILMKNEIPEKWAMSLEFLVGIMLVYLGITTTLSFRKLSVHKHQHGGMSHSHTSAGAADEQPKVSYVKSMLIGLVHGLAGSGAMVLLTMSTVQSAWEGAFYILVFGAGTVAGMLFFTTVIGIPFVLTANKSGLNIPLTSLTGLISTLFGIYYMYNLGVNEGLFKLWIG from the coding sequence ATGGAAGTCAGTTTGCTGTCGATTCTGGCCCTGGGCTTCGTCCTCGGCATCAAGCATGCCGTGGAGCCCGATCATGTGATCGCCGTATCGACGATAGCCAGCCAGAGCAAAAAGTTATCGAGGTCCTCCATGGCCGGGGTCTACTGGGGTATCGGCCACACGGCAACCTTATTCATCGTAGGACTCATTCTGATTCTCATGAAGAACGAAATTCCGGAGAAATGGGCGATGTCCCTCGAGTTCCTGGTGGGGATCATGCTCGTCTATCTCGGTATCACGACGACGCTTTCCTTCCGGAAGCTCAGCGTACATAAACATCAGCACGGCGGGATGTCTCATTCCCATACGTCGGCTGGTGCGGCCGATGAACAGCCGAAGGTATCCTACGTCAAATCCATGCTGATCGGTCTGGTGCACGGCCTGGCCGGGAGCGGGGCCATGGTGCTGCTGACCATGAGCACGGTCCAGAGCGCCTGGGAAGGCGCGTTTTATATCCTCGTGTTCGGAGCGGGAACGGTAGCGGGCATGCTGTTCTTCACCACGGTGATTGGCATTCCGTTCGTTCTTACGGCGAACAAATCGGGCTTGAACATACCGCTGACTTCTCTGACGGGCTTGATCAGCACGCTCTTCGGGATCTATTACATGTATAATCTCGGGGTGAACGAAGGGCTGTTCAAGCTCTGGATCGGGTAG
- a CDS encoding ATP-binding protein, whose protein sequence is MFAIPKPRLRLLTQIVLLISVVVFASMLLAGTFFSVLLERVVASYIGQNALNVARMTALNERIVEAFDDPDPAAVIQPIAERIRRETGASYVVVGSREGIRYSHTNPELIGGEMQGGDNAPVLAGESIISEAVGSMGPSLRGKTPVLNAGGEVIGIVSAGFTSGSIRSVVEGYTRSIAGLSAALLAAGIIGAYLIARRVKKLIFGLEPGEIAFLFKEKEATIEAIRDAIVAVNRQGIIVTMNRRARELLQMHSLAVGGRLTHRPLLEAAREVADTRQGYSDHRVFLDSEVYALHAEPILSGGRAEGTVFTFHTESEIERLTGEFSKIRAFADNMRAQTHEYLNTLNTISGLLTLGHTDKAAEIISGEVRERQDVIAFLMSSVPDPLIAACLLGKSNRARELKVQLEIDPDSHLTGPPEGLDSQALVTVLGNLLDNAMEAARGRQDGEPLVRLSFTDLGHDIVFDIEDNGPGIPPEREADVFVSGYSTKPGGNRGLGLAIVKHALQSVHGQIYLDRSGLGGARFTVTVPKCPPSTREAR, encoded by the coding sequence ATGTTCGCGATACCGAAACCGAGACTGCGTCTGCTGACGCAGATCGTTCTGCTGATCTCTGTCGTCGTCTTTGCCAGCATGCTGCTGGCCGGCACCTTCTTCTCCGTTCTGCTCGAGCGGGTGGTCGCCAGCTATATCGGCCAGAACGCCTTGAACGTCGCCCGCATGACCGCCTTGAACGAGCGGATCGTCGAGGCGTTCGACGATCCCGACCCGGCCGCCGTCATCCAGCCGATCGCCGAGCGCATCCGCCGGGAGACCGGGGCGAGCTACGTCGTCGTCGGCTCCCGGGAGGGCATCCGCTACTCGCATACGAACCCGGAGCTGATCGGGGGCGAGATGCAGGGCGGCGACAATGCCCCCGTGCTCGCCGGAGAATCGATCATCTCGGAGGCCGTCGGCTCGATGGGACCGTCCCTGCGCGGCAAAACGCCCGTGCTTAACGCCGGCGGGGAGGTCATCGGGATCGTCTCCGCCGGATTTACCTCGGGCAGCATCCGCAGCGTCGTGGAGGGCTATACGCGCAGCATTGCCGGTCTGAGCGCCGCGCTGCTCGCCGCCGGCATCATCGGCGCCTACCTGATCGCACGCCGGGTCAAAAAGCTGATCTTCGGCCTGGAGCCCGGTGAGATCGCCTTCCTGTTCAAAGAAAAGGAAGCGACCATCGAGGCGATCCGGGATGCGATCGTCGCCGTGAACCGGCAGGGGATCATCGTGACGATGAACCGCCGGGCCCGGGAGCTCCTGCAGATGCACTCCCTTGCGGTCGGCGGCAGGCTGACCCACCGCCCCCTGCTGGAAGCCGCCCGGGAGGTGGCCGATACCAGGCAGGGCTACAGCGACCACCGCGTGTTCCTCGACTCCGAGGTGTACGCGCTGCACGCCGAGCCGATCCTTAGCGGCGGCCGCGCCGAGGGCACGGTGTTCACCTTCCATACCGAGTCGGAGATCGAGCGGCTGACCGGCGAGTTCTCCAAAATCCGCGCGTTCGCGGACAACATGCGGGCGCAGACGCACGAGTACCTCAATACCTTGAACACGATCTCCGGCCTGCTGACACTCGGGCATACAGATAAAGCTGCCGAGATCATCTCGGGCGAGGTCCGCGAGCGGCAGGACGTGATCGCCTTCCTGATGAGCTCCGTACCGGACCCGCTGATCGCCGCCTGCCTGCTGGGCAAGTCGAACCGGGCCCGGGAGCTCAAGGTGCAGCTCGAGATCGACCCGGACAGCCACCTGACGGGCCCCCCCGAAGGGCTGGACAGCCAGGCGCTGGTGACCGTCCTCGGCAACCTGCTCGACAACGCCATGGAGGCCGCCCGCGGGCGGCAGGACGGCGAGCCCTTGGTTCGCCTGTCCTTCACGGATCTCGGCCACGATATCGTCTTCGATATCGAAGACAACGGGCCCGGCATCCCGCCGGAACGCGAGGCGGACGTGTTCGTCAGCGGGTACTCGACGAAGCCGGGCGGGAACCGGGGGCTTGGCCTGGCGATCGTGAAGCACGCGCTGCAGTCGGTGCACGGACAGATCTATCTGGACCGGAGCGGGCTCGGCGGCGCCCGGTTCACCGTCACCGTGCCCAAGTGTCCTCCATCCACACGCGAAGCGAGGTGA
- a CDS encoding CitMHS family transporter: protein MFLSLLGFGMITVFMYLIMTKRISPLAALILVPIVFALIGGFHAELGTMMLAGVKTIAPTGVMLIFGILYFGVMIDAGLFDPMVNKTLQLVKGDPVKIVVGTALLSLFVSLDGDGSTTYMIVAAAMLPLYQRLGMNPLILSAVTMLGSGVMNITPWGGPTARVMSALHLDASEVFTPLIPGMVAAAVWVVFAAYLLGRGERKRLGLEGALRHPEQEAAIAGLAASTEVLEHKRPKLLWFNFTLTAALMTCLILNVLPLTILFMIALAIALIVNYPKLADQKDRLEAHAGNALAVAGMVFAAGIFTGILSGTKMVDAMAQSLVAVIPEALGPHMPVIAALASMPFTFFMTNDAYYFGILPLITEAAAAYGVTPAEMARASLLGQPVHLLSPLVPSTYLLVGLAGVDFGDHQRFTLKWAVGTTLVMLATALLLGVIVF from the coding sequence ATGTTTCTCTCTCTGCTCGGTTTCGGGATGATCACGGTCTTCATGTACCTGATCATGACGAAGCGGATTTCGCCGCTCGCGGCTCTGATCCTCGTGCCGATTGTCTTCGCCCTGATCGGGGGCTTCCATGCGGAGCTCGGGACCATGATGCTGGCCGGCGTGAAGACGATTGCCCCTACCGGTGTCATGCTGATCTTCGGCATCCTGTATTTCGGCGTCATGATCGATGCCGGCCTGTTCGATCCCATGGTGAACAAGACGCTTCAGCTCGTGAAGGGCGATCCGGTCAAAATCGTCGTCGGCACGGCACTGCTGTCGCTGTTCGTCTCGCTCGACGGGGACGGCTCCACTACGTATATGATTGTCGCCGCAGCGATGCTGCCCCTGTACCAGCGGCTCGGGATGAACCCGCTGATCCTGTCCGCGGTGACGATGCTCGGCAGCGGCGTCATGAACATTACCCCGTGGGGCGGTCCGACCGCCCGGGTGATGAGCGCCCTGCATCTCGACGCCTCGGAGGTGTTCACGCCGCTGATTCCGGGGATGGTCGCTGCAGCCGTATGGGTCGTCTTCGCCGCCTACCTGCTTGGGCGCGGGGAGCGCAAACGGCTCGGGCTCGAAGGCGCCCTGCGCCATCCCGAGCAGGAGGCGGCCATCGCCGGACTCGCGGCTTCCACGGAAGTGCTCGAGCATAAGCGGCCGAAGCTGCTCTGGTTCAACTTTACGCTGACGGCCGCACTGATGACCTGTCTGATCCTGAATGTGCTGCCGCTGACCATTCTTTTTATGATCGCGCTGGCGATTGCCCTGATCGTGAACTATCCGAAGCTCGCGGACCAGAAGGATCGGCTGGAAGCCCATGCGGGCAATGCGCTCGCTGTGGCAGGCATGGTGTTCGCCGCCGGGATCTTCACCGGCATTCTCTCCGGCACGAAGATGGTCGACGCGATGGCCCAGTCGCTCGTCGCCGTCATTCCCGAGGCGCTCGGGCCGCATATGCCCGTGATCGCCGCGCTCGCTTCCATGCCGTTCACGTTCTTTATGACCAATGATGCATACTATTTCGGTATCCTGCCTCTGATTACGGAAGCCGCTGCGGCTTACGGGGTCACCCCGGCCGAGATGGCCAGAGCTTCGCTGCTCGGGCAGCCTGTGCATCTGCTCAGTCCGCTCGTACCCTCGACTTACCTGCTTGTCGGGCTGGCCGGCGTTGATTTTGGCGACCACCAGCGGTTTACCCTCAAATGGGCGGTGGGCACCACGCTCGTCATGCTCGCGACGGCTCTGCTGCTCGGCGTGATCGTGTTCTAA
- the pckA gene encoding phosphoenolpyruvate carboxykinase (ATP) has protein sequence MAKRSFGIIESEQVHYGLGVGELIEEALARGEGRLTSTGALSVRTGAFTGRSPKDKYIVSEPSVREQIDWGPVNRPMTEEQFERLYLRAQDYVAGRETYIFDGYAGSDPAHRLAIRVRTEYAWHNLFARQLFIRPANGEQGAVTPDFTVLALPGLKADPEKDGTRSETFIVISFERRIVLIGGTEYAGEMKKSIFSVLNYLLPLQGVLPMHCSASVGGRGDTALFYGLSGTGKTTLSADPSRRLIGDDEHGWSERGVFNFEGGCYAKCIGLSEEKEPQIWQAIRHGAVLENVAVNPFTREADYSSGELTENTRAAYPIDYIPNAVPDGMAGHPEVIVFLTADASGVLPPIARLTKAQAMYHFLSGYTSKLAGTERGVTEPEAVFSACFGAPFLPMKPEVYAQMLGSKIDRHAVRVYLVNTGWTGGPYGTGSRMNLGHTRAMVAAALDGSIEEAGFTPDAVFGLQVPDRVAGVPDHVLQPRSTWADSSAYDAKAAELAAAFHRNFAKFGDVSEDIRAAGPVVGR, from the coding sequence ATGGCAAAGCGCAGTTTTGGCATAATCGAATCGGAGCAGGTGCATTACGGTCTCGGGGTGGGCGAGCTGATCGAAGAGGCGCTGGCCCGGGGAGAGGGCAGACTGACTTCGACCGGCGCCCTGAGCGTGCGCACGGGTGCCTTCACCGGCCGTTCGCCGAAGGACAAGTACATTGTCAGCGAGCCGTCCGTCCGCGAGCAGATCGACTGGGGTCCTGTCAACCGTCCCATGACGGAGGAGCAGTTCGAACGGCTCTATCTCCGGGCGCAGGATTACGTGGCTGGTCGCGAGACCTACATCTTCGACGGCTATGCGGGCAGCGATCCGGCTCACCGTCTGGCGATCCGCGTGCGCACCGAGTATGCCTGGCACAACCTTTTCGCGAGGCAGCTGTTCATCCGTCCGGCGAACGGGGAGCAGGGAGCGGTGACGCCCGACTTCACGGTGCTGGCGCTGCCGGGCCTGAAGGCCGACCCGGAGAAGGACGGCACGAGATCCGAGACGTTCATCGTTATCTCCTTCGAGCGCCGGATCGTGCTCATCGGCGGAACGGAATATGCCGGTGAGATGAAGAAGTCGATCTTCAGCGTCCTGAACTACCTGCTGCCGCTGCAGGGCGTGCTGCCGATGCACTGCTCGGCCAGCGTGGGCGGGCGCGGAGATACGGCGCTCTTCTACGGCCTGTCGGGCACCGGAAAGACGACGCTATCGGCCGACCCGTCCCGCCGCCTCATCGGCGACGACGAGCACGGCTGGTCGGAGCGCGGCGTATTCAACTTCGAGGGCGGCTGCTATGCCAAGTGCATCGGTCTCAGTGAAGAGAAGGAGCCGCAGATCTGGCAGGCGATCCGTCACGGCGCGGTGCTGGAGAACGTGGCGGTGAACCCGTTCACCCGCGAAGCCGACTACAGCAGCGGGGAGCTGACGGAGAACACTCGCGCCGCTTATCCGATCGACTACATTCCGAATGCCGTTCCGGACGGCATGGCCGGCCACCCGGAGGTCATCGTCTTCCTGACCGCCGATGCGTCCGGCGTGCTGCCGCCGATCGCCAGGCTGACGAAGGCGCAGGCGATGTACCACTTCCTCTCCGGCTATACCTCGAAGCTCGCGGGCACGGAGCGCGGCGTCACGGAGCCGGAAGCCGTATTCTCCGCCTGCTTCGGCGCCCCGTTCCTGCCGATGAAGCCGGAAGTGTACGCGCAGATGCTCGGCAGCAAGATCGACCGGCATGCAGTCCGCGTGTATCTCGTGAACACAGGCTGGACGGGCGGTCCTTACGGTACGGGCTCGCGCATGAATCTGGGGCACACCCGGGCGATGGTGGCCGCAGCTCTTGACGGCAGCATCGAAGAGGCCGGATTCACGCCCGATGCGGTATTCGGCCTGCAGGTTCCGGACCGGGTTGCCGGCGTGCCGGATCACGTACTGCAGCCGCGCAGCACCTGGGCGGACAGCAGTGCTTACGACGCCAAAGCGGCCGAGCTGGCGGCTGCGTTCCACCGCAACTTCGCGAAGTTCGGTGACGTAAGCGAGGATATCCGTGCGGCAGGACCTGTCGTGGGGAGATAG
- a CDS encoding ABC-F family ATP-binding cassette domain-containing protein — protein MSLIRLENVTKKYEDTLILRDVYFKVGEGERVALIGRNGAGKSTVFKLILGREEPTAGKVEVNRNVKVGYFSQFSELQGENSVQQELELCFEHIREIERELKDIEEKMGSGPDDRQMDELLNRQAELFEQMEHHDGWNVPVVIDTVLSKLGFHDTSRHQPIGQLSGGWRNRAALAKMLIQQPDIVLLDEPTNYLDLDGLVWLEQWLNRFGGAMILISHDRQFIDKVVTRIVEIENYHFHEYEGSYTEYIRKKKLRKKELDRQFEWEEELLLIEAEGIDNKRQKKSGDRLSRKLADLKKRVEPNPVNALITDIYQNLRVPDNLCRVEGISKVYGDRTLFQNVSFDIQKEDRLAILGPNGSGKSTLIKALTGQEPPDSGEIRWEKGVSFAYFNRMWEELDGKDTVSHAVNVYGLGLDAPRKKVSRFLSMLQFSEADQHKMIGQLSGGQQARVALAKCLLSGAAVIVLDEPTNHLDLASIQVMEQALIHFPGAVITVSHDRFFIDKIATKTLTFGPGGTLTEHSL, from the coding sequence GTGAGTTTGATTCGACTGGAGAATGTCACGAAGAAATATGAGGATACCCTGATCCTGCGGGATGTGTATTTCAAGGTGGGTGAAGGGGAACGTGTGGCACTCATCGGCCGCAACGGAGCAGGCAAATCGACGGTATTCAAGCTGATCCTGGGGCGGGAAGAGCCGACCGCCGGAAAAGTGGAAGTGAACAGGAACGTCAAGGTGGGGTACTTCTCCCAGTTCTCGGAGCTGCAGGGGGAGAATTCCGTCCAGCAGGAGCTGGAACTGTGCTTTGAGCACATCCGCGAGATTGAACGGGAGCTTAAGGATATTGAGGAGAAGATGGGTTCGGGTCCGGACGACCGGCAGATGGATGAGCTGCTGAACCGGCAGGCGGAGCTCTTCGAACAGATGGAGCATCATGACGGCTGGAATGTACCGGTGGTGATCGACACGGTGCTGAGCAAGCTCGGCTTCCACGACACGTCCCGTCACCAGCCGATCGGGCAGCTGTCCGGGGGCTGGAGGAACCGGGCCGCCCTCGCGAAGATGCTCATCCAGCAGCCGGATATCGTGCTGCTGGACGAGCCGACGAATTACCTGGATCTGGACGGGCTCGTGTGGCTGGAGCAGTGGCTGAACCGGTTCGGCGGCGCGATGATCCTGATCTCGCATGACCGGCAGTTTATCGACAAGGTCGTTACCCGTATCGTGGAGATCGAGAATTACCATTTTCACGAATATGAGGGCAGCTATACGGAATACATACGGAAGAAAAAACTCCGCAAGAAGGAGCTGGACCGCCAGTTCGAATGGGAAGAAGAGCTGCTGCTGATCGAGGCTGAAGGGATCGACAACAAGCGCCAGAAGAAGTCCGGCGACCGGTTGTCCCGCAAGCTCGCGGATCTGAAGAAGCGGGTCGAGCCCAACCCGGTGAACGCGCTCATTACGGATATCTATCAGAACTTGCGGGTTCCGGATAACCTGTGCAGGGTCGAAGGGATCAGCAAGGTGTATGGGGACCGCACCCTGTTCCAGAACGTCAGCTTCGACATTCAGAAGGAAGACCGGCTGGCCATTCTCGGTCCGAACGGCAGCGGCAAATCGACCCTGATCAAGGCGCTGACCGGGCAGGAGCCGCCTGACTCGGGCGAGATCCGCTGGGAGAAGGGCGTCTCTTTCGCCTACTTCAACCGGATGTGGGAGGAGCTGGACGGGAAGGACACGGTCTCTCACGCCGTGAACGTATACGGGCTTGGCCTGGATGCACCCCGAAAAAAAGTAAGCCGCTTCCTCTCAATGCTGCAGTTCTCCGAGGCCGACCAGCATAAAATGATCGGTCAGCTGTCCGGCGGACAGCAGGCAAGGGTGGCGCTGGCCAAGTGTCTGCTGTCGGGAGCTGCGGTCATCGTACTCGACGAACCGACGAATCATCTCGACCTGGCGAGCATTCAGGTGATGGAGCAGGCGCTGATCCATTTTCCGGGCGCCGTGATCACAGTCAGCCATGACCGGTTCTTCATCGACAAAATCGCGACGAAGACCCTGACCTTCGGTCCCGGCGGGACATTAACCGAGCACAGCTTATAG
- a CDS encoding DUF6509 family protein: MFSVTEYSVEKVKDPFGIIEGQRYEFRLDLEVEEDDELYSEQGVYVRVIYGVAENRSGIVKYDLYERSSDKYLEFDLEDEEVQTLELFCKERLQEAE, from the coding sequence TTGTTCAGTGTTACCGAATACAGCGTGGAGAAGGTCAAAGATCCGTTCGGCATCATCGAGGGGCAGCGCTATGAGTTCAGGCTCGATCTCGAGGTGGAAGAGGATGACGAGCTCTACTCCGAACAGGGCGTTTATGTTCGCGTGATTTATGGAGTGGCTGAGAACCGCAGCGGCATCGTGAAGTATGATCTCTACGAGCGCAGCAGCGACAAATACCTGGAGTTCGACCTCGAGGACGAAGAAGTGCAGACGCTGGAGCTCTTCTGCAAGGAGCGGCTTCAGGAAGCGGAATAA
- a CDS encoding LacI family DNA-binding transcriptional regulator translates to MDKKIIDVARAAGVSPATVSRVLNNRELVKEKTREKVLQAIRDMNYHPNAAAKQLRSQRTMTIGVIVPDINVSLFAEIIKGVQNKAESKGYHVIICDYSGRKGREPDYFALLHNRTVDALIFVAPEAAAEIFAEEADKGFTIGVIGRQIEHDSIPCCYTDNAAFSVEVIQHFVRQGHRQIAFIGGYPEATDAFERLEGYMKALHRSGIGFQPALIENGDFSEEGGYRAFLRLREKGHAFTAVYAANDEMALGVYKACSELGIRIPEELAVFGVDNNRISRYITPHLSTVEQPSYLMGSMLAEKLLSLLGEEKPGPGEAADSRIEVKSRLIIRESSTFHREGGSASSGNLGG, encoded by the coding sequence GTGGATAAGAAAATCATCGATGTGGCCCGGGCGGCCGGGGTGTCCCCTGCGACCGTCTCCAGGGTGCTGAACAATAGAGAGCTCGTCAAGGAGAAGACGCGCGAGAAGGTGCTTCAGGCGATCCGCGACATGAATTATCATCCGAATGCGGCGGCCAAGCAGCTCCGTTCCCAGCGGACGATGACCATCGGCGTGATCGTGCCGGATATTAACGTGTCGCTGTTCGCCGAGATCATCAAGGGCGTACAGAACAAGGCGGAGTCGAAGGGCTACCATGTCATCATCTGCGATTACTCGGGCAGGAAGGGCAGGGAGCCGGACTATTTTGCCCTGCTGCACAACCGGACCGTGGATGCCTTGATTTTTGTAGCCCCGGAGGCAGCAGCGGAGATATTCGCCGAAGAAGCGGATAAAGGCTTCACGATCGGCGTTATCGGCAGGCAGATCGAGCATGATTCCATCCCCTGTTGCTATACGGATAATGCGGCGTTCTCGGTAGAGGTCATCCAGCACTTCGTCCGGCAGGGACACCGGCAGATCGCCTTCATCGGCGGCTACCCGGAGGCGACCGACGCGTTCGAGCGGCTTGAGGGCTACATGAAAGCGCTGCACCGCAGCGGCATCGGCTTCCAGCCCGCACTGATCGAGAACGGCGATTTCAGCGAAGAGGGCGGCTACAGGGCCTTCCTCCGGCTGCGGGAGAAGGGCCATGCGTTCACGGCGGTCTATGCGGCGAACGATGAGATGGCCCTCGGCGTCTACAAGGCGTGCAGCGAGCTCGGCATCCGCATCCCCGAAGAGCTGGCGGTGTTCGGTGTGGACAACAACCGGATCTCGCGCTACATCACCCCGCATCTCAGCACGGTGGAGCAGCCCAGCTACCTTATGGGCTCGATGCTGGCCGAGAAGCTTCTCAGCCTCCTGGGGGAGGAGAAGCCGGGCCCCGGGGAAGCCGCGGACAGCCGCATTGAGGTGAAGTCCAGGCTCATCATCCGGGAGTCCTCGACCTTTCACCGCGAAGGCGGGAGCGCAAGTTCCGGGAACCTTGGAGGATAA
- the gap gene encoding type I glyceraldehyde-3-phosphate dehydrogenase, giving the protein MKVTKSIGISGMGRIGRLLVRRLFSGEASGLALKAINCVYPAETVAHLLKYDTVHGRWDADVSVEDGNLIINGQSIRIVGERDPEKLPWGELGVTLVLDATGKFNNREGAAKHLAAGAAEVILTAPGKDVDLTIVMGVNDGMYDPGKHRILSAASCTTNCLSPVLHILDRAFGVTGGWMTTVHSFTSDQNHLDNPHKDLRRARACTQSIVPTSTGVGKALGDVLPHLAPHIQGLSLRVPTQDVSLVDLTVQVRRSTDAAEVRGVFREAAQGAFARYLGYTEEPLVSVDFIGNSKSAVVDGLSVAAMENQIKVLAWYDNEWAYACRVVELAELTAERNVQPWQSAVLA; this is encoded by the coding sequence GTGAAAGTGACGAAAAGCATCGGCATCAGCGGAATGGGGAGAATCGGAAGGCTGCTGGTCCGCCGGCTCTTCTCGGGAGAAGCGTCGGGACTTGCGCTCAAGGCGATCAACTGCGTCTACCCTGCGGAAACGGTGGCCCACCTCCTCAAATACGATACGGTTCACGGACGCTGGGACGCCGACGTATCGGTGGAGGACGGAAATCTGATCATTAACGGGCAGAGCATCCGGATCGTGGGCGAGCGGGACCCGGAGAAGCTGCCCTGGGGTGAGCTGGGCGTGACCCTGGTGCTGGATGCCACGGGCAAGTTCAACAACCGGGAGGGCGCCGCGAAGCATCTAGCCGCCGGAGCTGCCGAGGTCATCCTGACCGCACCGGGCAAGGACGTCGATCTGACGATAGTCATGGGCGTCAATGACGGCATGTACGATCCGGGGAAGCACCGGATTCTCTCTGCCGCCTCCTGCACGACGAACTGCCTGTCGCCCGTGCTCCATATCCTGGACCGCGCTTTCGGCGTCACCGGCGGATGGATGACCACCGTACACTCGTTCACCTCCGACCAGAACCATCTCGATAACCCGCACAAGGATCTGCGGCGGGCGCGCGCCTGCACCCAGTCGATCGTGCCGACGTCCACCGGGGTAGGCAAAGCGCTCGGGGATGTGCTGCCTCACCTGGCCCCGCACATTCAAGGCTTGTCCCTGCGGGTTCCGACGCAGGATGTTTCGCTCGTCGATCTGACGGTGCAGGTCCGCCGCTCCACGGATGCGGCCGAGGTGCGCGGGGTCTTCCGGGAAGCGGCGCAGGGGGCGTTCGCCCGCTATCTCGGATACACCGAAGAGCCGCTCGTCTCAGTGGACTTTATCGGCAACTCCAAATCCGCGGTGGTAGACGGCCTGTCCGTCGCCGCCATGGAGAACCAAATCAAGGTGCTCGCCTGGTATGACAACGAGTGGGCTTATGCCTGCCGGGTTGTGGAATTGGCGGAGCTTACAGCAGAAAGGAATGTGCAGCCATGGCAAAGCGCAGTTTTGGCATAA